The sequence AAGAGACAGACGAAGGCTTTAAAAAAGCCCAGAAACCCTGGGCGAAGAAGCTGAAAGAGGTGAGAGTGAAAAATAGATGCGGGTATTTATTAGAGTCACCAAAAGGCTAgattttattctaatgtgttctgGTGATGTATTAGCCTTTTTcagaaagtttttttaaatcctacttTTCAGGATGAACCTAGTTTGTGTGGCCCACATGTAAGAACGGTTTTAGATCTTTATgctgatgttatgttttttttttaattctaacTAGAGTCAAACTTTGAGTTAAATAGATTCTGAGTTGAAAActgtaattaaataaataaggtCAGACTTTTTTCAACAAGCAAAACTTTATGGCTTCTAAACCATAGCCGTTAATGCTTGATAGATTTATTGTACaacttatcagaatcagaatcagaaaagctttattgccaagtacgtttttggacatacaaggaatttgttttggcgtagtcggtgcaatacagtacaaattaaacagtataaacatatctacaatatcatataaatatatgtgcacagttttaagtgagtgagagtaaatatagagcagtataagatgcaagagcaatacaacagtgcaggtgatcattgtgcaagtaaagcagtgcaagtaaagcaggagtccaagctgagcgttaatgtaacacatagagttacaagttacaagtgtcctgtcagcaaaaaaagggggggtgtgggggaaagggacagtgtcagggtggtttccgggctttgttaaccaggctggtggcagatgggaaaaaactgttcttgtggcgtgaggttttggtccggatggaccgcagcctcctgccagaggggagagtttcaaagagtctgtgaccggggtgggagggatcagccagaatcttccctgcccgcttcagggtcctggaggtgtacagttcctggagcgacagtagactgcagccaatcaccttctcagcagaccgaatgacacgctgcagcctgcccttatccttggctgtagcagcggcgtaccagatggtgatggaggaggtgaggatggactcaatgatggctgtgtagaagtgcaccatcatagtctttggcaggttgaatttcttcagctgccgcaggaagaacatcctctgctgggctttcttgatgagggagctgatgtttggctcccacttgagatcctgggagatgatggttcccaggaagcggaaagattccacagtgtcaattgtggagtcacagagggtgatgggggcaggtggggctgggttctgcctgaagttcacaaccatctccactgtctttagagcgttgagctcaaggttgttctggctgcaccagtccaacagatggtccacctcccatctgtatgcagactcatcaccatcagagatgagtccgatcagggtggtgtcgtccgcaaacttcagaagcttgacagactggtgactggaggtgcagctgttggtgtacagggagaagagcagaggagagagaacacagccttggggggaaccggtgctgatggtcagggagtcagagacgtgcttcccagcctcacgcgctgcttcctgtcagacaggaagtcagtgatccacctgcaggtggagtcgggcacactcagctgggagagcttctcctgtagcagaactgggacgatggtgttgaaggcagagctgaaatccacaaacaggatcctggcgtaggttcctgtggagtccaggtgccggaggatgaagtgaagggctaagttgactgcatcatctacagacctgttggctctgtaggcaaactgcagggggtcaaggagggggtcggtgatgtcttttaggtgtgagagcacaaggcgctcaaaggacttcatcaccacagaggtcagggcgacgggtctgaagtcattaagccctgtggtccttggcttcttgggaacagggacgatggtggaggacttgaagcaggctggcacatgacatgtctccagtgaggtgttaaaaatgtctgtgaagactggagacagctgatcagcgcagtgcttcaggctggctggtgagacagaatccggaccagcagctttccgggggttctgtctcctgaagagtttgttgacgtccttctcctggatggaaagagccgtcctcggcgtgggtagggggctggtgggggggaacttcagggtgggggttggaggtgccaaggcccctcttgaggttggagagatgggggcggtggattgtggctgcagctgttggggggcgtcgtgggagatggttgcaggactgtccctttgtctttcaaagcggcagtagaactcgttcaggtcgttggcgaggcgtcggtcgttgatggagtggggggctttcggcttgtagttggtgatttgcttgagccctttccagacagacgcagagtcgttggctgagaactggttttggagcttctcagagtacagtcgtttggcctctttcactgccttgccaaacttgtactttgcctctctgtatatgtctttgtccccactcctgaaggccttttccttatccagtcttaaccttctgagtttagctgtgaaccagggtttgtcgttgttgtaactcaccctggtgcatgatggtacacagctgtcctcacagaagctgatgtaggaagtcacagcctctgtgtactcgtccagactgttggtagtagtcctgaacacatcccagtctgtacagcctaaacacgcctggagattctccacagcctcactgctccacttccttgtcgtcctcacaacaggtttgcagagctttagtttctgcctgtatgcaggaatcaggtggaccatgatgtggtcggattggcccagtgcagcacgtgggacggcgtgataagcgtctctgatggtggtgtaacagtgatccagaatgttgtcctctctggtcggacatttaataaactgtctatatttggggagttcgtgggtgagattacctttgttaaagtcaccagcgacgataactaaggagtccgggttggtccgctccacactcagtatctggtcggcgagcatgcgctgtgcgacctgcatgttagcttgcggcgggatgtaaacaccgaccaggatgaacgaagcgaatagaaaggcttacagtttatgatgaaggattccaggtctggagaacagtgctgctgaatcactgtcacgtcgttgcaccaaccactgttgaggtaaaaacagattcctccacctttcgctttgccggagagttccgtgtctctgtccgctctgtagagctggaatcctgccagctgcagcgcagagtccggtattaatccacacagccacgtctccgtgaagcacaaaactgccgatgaataaaagtccctgtttttccccaacaacagttgtagttcctccattttgttgggaagtgagcgcacgttagagagaaatattccaggtaacggtgttcgtagtccacgctggcgaagacgtaccagcaccccagcccgtttccctctcttccggcgtttcaccgcatgaacaaaggtgagcgcacctttgaccagaaagTCCAaacattccagagcagtaggcagaaaagtgggaaataactcctctggtgtagcagccctgatgttcatgagttcttctctggtgagagagctccgggtaccatcacagaagaccgttttaaagcaaaaaacaaaacaaaacaatgcgcaccaacacgccgaggcgaccatctgctaCGCAATTAACAGGTCTCTCAATTATCCTTGTATTTAGGTATTTGAGCTGATCATTAAACATTTACTGATTAAaccaaataatttattagcaaTAGCAGTAATCTATATTTGCCATTTTTTCCGCATATCAACTGTAAACCCAGTACATTATTTGCAGATTATCAATTGTTTTCTAGTTTCAGTGAACTGGGCTAAAACAGTCTTGTCTACAGGTAACTCAACCCAGGGCTTTCTGCTCTAGCTACAAGCTCATTAATATGCACAGGACAGTGTTGGCACAGGATGGCCAATCATTGACCTGAAGAGCATCTAAAAATCCATATGCTGTGcaagaataaaaacagacaagtaTTAGACATTTCAAAAGGTAATCCAGGATAAAAACTGCAGAGTTGCTGCAgccaaaatacaaaaagctggaAATACATGGTTGACAATTCTGTCAGTTTAAGTAGAACTTGCTGTACTGTACTTGAACTTCGAAAAGTAAATGTGTTCTGGGTGTATTTTTGACATGATAGATTATTTATGTCATATATTTAGAATTACTTCAGCAATATAGCACTCATAGAGGCCAACTATGcttataatttaaaatacttCCGATTGAAACCGATGCTGTCATTTTAAATAGTATGTCTTGCTTTTTAATGcagatccactgctcaggttcttcatgttatttttatttttcaggttgaGGTTGCAAAGAAGTCATACCACATGGCCTGCAAAGAGGAGAAGCTGGCTGTGACTAGAGAGGCCAACAATAAGGGAGAGGCCACAACACCAGCAGAGCAGAGAAAACTACAGGACAAACTGGAAAAGTGCAAACAAGACTCACAGAAGGTGAGCTCATCAGCTGTAAAAGCTGTAGGCTCATAACTatgtaaatattatttcctatAATAAAGCTAAAGGCAAATAAGCTGCCATGCTATTTCAAGTCATGGTTAGTATGTGACTGAATGCCACACCTGCTCTTCTCTGTATCTTCTCTTTTCAAGAAGTGGACTCTGATCACTTTTTATTGCTTGAACCTTTAAACTTCTGATTCAGCTTGCTTTCTCAGAACAAATAAGTAATGTAATTTCAAGATTAATAGAGCTTACATTAGATCAGAGAGATAGAAGAAGAAATTAAGTAGTTATATCAAGAAAAACACCAGTCATCCCAATCAATTTTAGTAAGAACCGTACTACAAACTAAATtattaaaggaaagaaaacaaaaaacttctAGATAGTAACAATTTGTATGTCTTTTGTGCTCTCACACAGACAAAGGAAAAGTATGAGAAGGCTCTGGATGAGCTGAATAATTGCACCCCTCAGTACATGGAGAACATGGAGCAGGTGTTCAACCAGTGCCAGCAGTTTGAAGAGAAGAGGCTGAGCTTCCTCAGAGAGGTGCTGCTGGATGTCAAACGCCACCTCAACCTCACAGAGAACCAAAGGTTAGTGAACCCAGCACGAGACAGAAATCAAAAGACATCATCCGATCTTTATATTTACACCAAATCCCCTTTTCTGTCCACAGTTATGTCACAATATACAGAGATCTTGAGCAAGCTATAACTTCAGCTAGCCCTGAAGAAGATCTGAAGTGGTTTAGCAATATCCACGGCCCTGGCATGCACATGAACTGGCCAAAGTTTGAGGTACTGTTGATTATGATCTCCTATTCTCTAATATGTTATTTCTCTAATTGTACTTTCAGCAAtgcttaaatgtaatttaatgttttctcatagttcctaaataaaattatgtGCAGAAACCATTAAAGGAATACTTCTTATATTTTAGGAAATGCACATTGGAAATTCAAAATTTATgtacttatttattattttagtttagttcagtttagtttagtttggtgtgtggctttatttatttattacttttttaaatatacattgaCAATTCAAAATTCATTAATTAGTTGAATTtgtgtaaattatttatttactcaataaataaatatccattcattcattcattcaattaTTTTCACTTCTCTGTTTATTGAATTTTTTGCAGGAGTACAACCCAGATCTTATTCACACCATCTCTAAGAGAGAAAAGTCGAAGAAGGTTAATGATGAAGTTATGCTGACCAATGTTAAGACACCAAGAGGCAACGTTCAAGTGGAAGACAGGGGAAGGTTAAAATCTGATCTTTATTCTTTTTGAGTCATGCAAGTAATTTTACTTAAGTCTTCCAAGCACCAATAACTGCTTGTCTACAATATTCAGCATTTCCTTCattatgacaaagaaacatttACTAACACAACCTAAAACAATACAGATATGAAGTGGAAACAATACTGGCAGCTATGTGAATCATACAGGTGTATGAAGCATGTTTATGTGTTGCCCCTTACTTTTAGTGTGAGCAGCTACGAGAAGAACCAGGCATACTCCTCTAATGAGTGGTCAGATGACGAACAAAAGGGCTTTAACTCAGGCAGTGACACCAATGGAGGCTCAAACCTCTTTTATGAAGATTCAGGCGAAGGTGTGAGAGTCAAAGCGCTGTATGACTATGAAGGCCAAGAGCAAGACGAGCTCAGCTTCAAAGCAGGTGAGTGCTTTAAACAGAAGGTGCTGTGCATCTGCAGTTTTCCTCATCGACttaaatacacatttttctTCACAGTCTCTGCAGGCTGTATTTCATCTTTGGTCAAATCTGTAATTGGTCAAACTTCTAATTTCCTTCAGTTTCCTATGTACAATTAATTATAACAGTTTTTACCATGTAGTTTTGAGGGAGCTGactttgtgtagtttttttcttccacaaatGACCTCATAAAAATATTATTCCATAAGGCAATTCTAAATTAACATATGCTGAAAATGGAATTTAACTGCTGAAAAGAGTTTTTACCTAGTCCCAGTGACAACCCTTAGACACAATCTACATGCTAACTAATTGATTAAGATGCATGCCAGGAAAATACCTTGTTTGTCCAACCATCACCAGcttaaacatgtggagtttgctaaactctCCTGGAACTTTGACTAGAACCATGTACTCTGGTCCTAGAATAGGACTAAGCTTCttagtgacaaaaactctggGTCAGTTTGGCGTAAAACAAACTGGTAATATACAGTATTTAAATGCACTTAATGAAGCATGTTGGAaggtctgtgatgctgtgggcctgtttcttttgaaaaaagaTCATAGGAATCTTGCTAAATCCATAGCATTAACACTAAGAAATGCcagaatactaaaaaaaaatatgtgtgGCCTCTGCCAGAAAGCTGAATACAGGTCGTCAATTGTTCTTTTAGTAAGATAATGGTCCAAAAGAGATGGAAAAATCAACAAAGAAATTGTTCACCAAATCTTCTTGCATGGTGATCTCAgttcccagacctaaatcctttaAATAAGCTGTGGAGAGGACTGAAGACATCATATGAGACAACCCAGAACTCTGCTTGCACTAGAGAGACCATTTAAAAGGGAATGGGAAAAGATCCTTGGTGTAGGCAGCCTTGGGAAATGTTGTAGAAGACTGTGTGCAGCCCTAAAAGCAAAAGTGGGGtcatacaaagtattgactgctgacttcttctttttttatcatttatttgcaTAGGGACAAGCGTTAAGCATAAATACCGAACACTGTGGCTGACTTGCTAATGTGTCACCTGccattttgtttatatttcacAATGTGAGATTTTGTTTCCTCACTAAAGCAATGGGAAATAACATGGCAACTAGGGTTTGGTAGCAGACTACATCCCCATCATATCTCTAATGATGTCGTAAGTCTTCTTTAAAAGCAAGTTACCTTTTCAGCACCATTTGTTTCTGCTCCTAGGAAACCATCCTCATAGTTCTCATCCCTTTATATCCTGATCATCCCATTTGTTCCTCTTTTATGTCCTAATTTAAAATTCTAACTCTTGTCATCACACCCTTTCAATCCAATTTTAGTTCACTTCTTCACACAGCACAATTTCATTACTTTTAAGGGCACCTTgtacaaacaaagaaaatcacCATAATTAATTCATATCAATTCACAAACTGTCCAGTGGAATACCAATGCTAATCTTTCCAATCCATCGTTCTCCCTTGTTGTTTTCATCCTTCATTACTTACCTGACCTCTACCTTCTATCCATTCTTCCCTATTTTTGCTTTCCTTGTTTTTTCCAGATACCATCTAGGGGATGTCCTAAGTTGACCAGGTCATTTGGCCCGTCCTGAGTCTCCTAGACAGCAATAACAAGACTCCCCAGATGAACCTCAACCTTCAGACTCATCCATTATATCATCCCCTCTTCCATAACTTTGATTAGAACTTGTAAAATCCCATTGTTAGACCCTAATCATAACTGGTTATATCcagtttatttctcatcattatgGTTGATGAAGCCCAATGGCTCAATCAGAAAGATTAGCATTATCTAGAAATTTTACCGAAGCACTTAAATTGCAAGAACAAGTGCAGCTTTTTAACTTATTTGATTTTCCCACCGctcattttaatcttttgttttataatgtgacgtataataaaatctcaatttaTCCACCTGAAGATGCATCTTCATTGATTTAGGTTTAATGCATGTACTATCACTAACTTATTTACATGTTTAAAGATCATTGTATTGGATGGTAAACAAAGAGCTCAGAATAATCATCCATCTTGGATGGATAGGTTCATGTAGCTGTGGTCCTTGTGCTGTCAGATTCTGTCCACCTTTTTTATTGTTCACCATGTAGAGTgagttgtttctattttttcttgtttttggaccatctacaaacaaaaaaactttttaattaaaatgtgcaAGTGACTGATGCTAAGAAATGAACtgttttgtttacagcattttttcacacctaaaAAATTtgcacagtatatatatatatatatatatctacaggCTTGTTTTTCCATTGAGGGCCAGAAGTGCCATAATTcaaaaaagaaatttgaaatgtgataactttaacatacagtacataacactactgctactactactaacaataataacaatagctaaaatgttttagtaaaaacGAAgtacataattaaaaaataatatatgggaaactaataaaaaaattaattatatgTTGAACACATAAATAAttgatttagttttaaattgAAGGATTTCATAGTTCTGAGTTTTAGGTATAGTTTTACATATACAGTAGTATTATTTAAACCATATCTAACTATCTATTTGATGCATTTGGCCCTTTTGCCCCTCAATAACCTCTGCGAAGCTCCATGTTGCTTTTAATTTCAACAACAAATTTGGAGAATCGCTTTGACACAAATATCcacatgaaaggaaaataaagcaggtaaatatgaatattaaagaTGCTCTAAATTCTCCAGATTTGGAGAATTGATTGCGACTTCCTTTCATGTCCTTTCATGTCCTTTCATGTGGTTAGCTGCAAAATACAAGACGGTGTTTCATTAAATTCTCCTACCACTTTCTGTCCCTGTTTATCAATCAAGGTGATTTGCTGACGAAGCTGGAAGACGAAGATGGTCAGGGCTGGTGTAAAGGTCGTCTGGACAACGGCCAGCTGGGTCTTTACCCTGCCAATTACGTGGAGTTGATCTAAACGTCTCAGCCGAGGACATTCGCCTCCTCTGAGGTGAAATCTGGACTGAACCGCCCACCCACATTGCCAGAGAAAGGAGCAGTAAGCTGCCGTCATCACGAAGAAAACTGCTCAAGCTCACATTACCGCCAGATACAGCAACAGAAGCAAAACGTTCTGTCTCTGCTGCGTTTGCTGTCAGCTGTGATGCTCCTCTCTCATCAGAAGTCAAATACGGCACCAGGGTTTTAAGAATGAGCTGTGCATTTATGTATTTGAATCTCTTTTTTACCATCTGGATGCAtgtacagtttgttttttcataaagtacactgtttttgtctttagtATTTACACTACGTTTAGCATTTTTGGAAATGTGTATGTTTTTCATCTTGTAAAGCTTAATTTGAAGATTTAAACCACTTTCAAAGCTGTATGGCCTGCAGATTGTCAGCTTTgcttaaatttaacattcaggCTCACTGAAATGTGACACAAATGCCTTTCAGCCACTAGAGGGCCAGAAACATGACAGAGATGTAGTCACCAAAACATTCAcagctctttattttttccttgtcACAGAATAAATAATGTGTGGAGTCCCATATAAAAACTGAAGGCACCCATAGAGAAAAGTGTTTAGCTTATGAAAGCATGTC comes from Girardinichthys multiradiatus isolate DD_20200921_A chromosome 20, DD_fGirMul_XY1, whole genome shotgun sequence and encodes:
- the pacsin1b gene encoding protein kinase C and casein kinase substrate in neurons protein 1 isoform X1, with translation MSVGYDEYASQEDATASFWEVGNYKRTVKRIDDGNRLCNDLMNCIQERAKIEKAYAQQLTDWSKRWRQLIDKGPQYGSVEQAWMAMMTEAEKVSDLHTEMKNHLMSEDFEKVKNWQKDSYHKQMMGGFKETKETDEGFKKAQKPWAKKLKEVEVAKKSYHMACKEEKLAVTREANNKGEATTPAEQRKLQDKLEKCKQDSQKTKEKYEKALDELNNCTPQYMENMEQVFNQCQQFEEKRLSFLREVLLDVKRHLNLTENQSYVTIYRDLEQAITSASPEEDLKWFSNIHGPGMHMNWPKFEEYNPDLIHTISKREKSKKVNDEVMLTNVKTPRGNVQVEDRGSVSSYEKNQAYSSNEWSDDEQKGFNSGSDTNGGSNLFYEDSGEGVRVKALYDYEGQEQDELSFKAGDLLTKLEDEDGQGWCKGRLDNGQLGLYPANYVELI
- the pacsin1b gene encoding protein kinase C and casein kinase substrate in neurons protein 1 isoform X2 — encoded protein: MSVGYDEYASQEDATASFWEVGNYKRTVKRIDDGNRLCNDLMNCIQERAKIEKAYAQQLTDWSKRWRQLIDKGPQYGSVEQAWMAMMTEAEKVSDLHTEMKNHLMSEDFEKVKNWQKDSYHKQMMGGFKETKETDEGFKKAQKPWAKKLKEVEVAKKSYHMACKEEKLAVTREANNKGEATTPAEQRKLQDKLEKCKQDSQKTKEKYEKALDELNNCTPQYMENMEQVFNQCQQFEEKRLSFLREVLLDVKRHLNLTENQSYVTIYRDLEQAITSASPEEDLKWFSNIHGPGMHMNWPKFEEYNPDLIHTISKREKSKKVNDEVMLTNVKTPRGNVQVEDRGSVSSYEKNQAYSSNEWSDDEQKGFNSGSDTNGGSNLFYEDSGEGVRVKALYDYEGQEQDELSFKADTI